A stretch of Cucumis sativus cultivar 9930 chromosome 2, Cucumber_9930_V3, whole genome shotgun sequence DNA encodes these proteins:
- the LOC101205775 gene encoding cytochrome P450 CYP73A100 — MGHSAAKFGFICSVSAPALGLLTKFTFPSFFLSISPNILPITLSIALVFAFIFFALSNSSNNPPGPLPVPIFGNWLQVGNDLNHRLLASLSQKYGSVFRLKLGYKNLVVVSDAELANQVLHAQGVEFGSRPRNVVFDIFTGNGQDMVFTIYGDHWRKMRRIMTLPFFTNKVVHNYSGMWEEEMDLVVCDLMNNPKVKSEGLVIRKRLQLMLYNIMYRMMFDTKFESQDDPLFIEATRFNSERSRLAQSFEYNYGDFIPLLRPFLKGYLNKCKDLQGRRLAFFNNNYVEKRRRIMAANGEKHKISCAMDHIIDAQLKGEISEENVIYIVENINVAAIETTLWSMEWAIAELVNHPTVQQKIREEISTVLKGKEVTESNLHELPYLQATVKETLRLHTPIPLLVPHMNLEEAKLGGYTIPKESKVVVNAWWLANNPAWWKNPEEFRPERFLQEESSTEAVAGGKVDFRFLPFGVGRRSCPGIVLALPILGLIISKLVTNFEMKPPNGMEKIDVSEKGGQFSLHIANHSTVTFKPMTA, encoded by the exons ATGGGCCATTCTGCAGCAAAGTTTGGTTTCATTTGCTCAGTCTCAGCACCAGCTTTGGGGTTGCTCACCAAGTTCACTTTCCCCAGTTTCTTCTTGTCCATCTCCCCAAACATCCTTCCAATCACTCTTTCCATTGCACTTGTTTttgctttcatcttctttgcCTTATCCAATTCCTCCAATAATCCTCCAGGTCCTCTCCCTGTTCCCATCTTTGGGAATTGGCTCCAAGTTGGCAATGATCTCAACCATCGCCTGCTCGCTTCATTGTCGCAAAAATACGGCTCTGTCTTCCGACTCAAACTTGGTTACAAGAATCTAGTTGTGGTGTCAGATGCAGAGCTTGCTAACCAAGTCCTCCATGCTCAAGGTGTAGAGTTTGGATCCCGTCCACGAAATGTAGTCTTTGACATTTTCACTGGTAATGGACAAGATATGGTGTTCACCATTTATGGCGACCATTGGCGTAAAATGCGTAGAATTATGACACTGCcgttttttacaaataaagtTGTGCATAACTACAGTGGGATGTGGGAGGAAGAAATGGATTTGGTTGTTTGCGATCTTATGAATAACCCAAAGGTGAAATCGGAAGGGTTGGTCATAAGAAAGCGTTTGCAATTGATGTTGTACAACATCATGTATAGAATGATGTTTGATACCAAGTTTGAATCTCAAGATGATCCTTTATTCATTGAGGCAACCCGATTCAACTCTGAAAGAAGTCGATTGGCACAAAGTTTTGAATACAATTATGGAGATTTCATTCCTTTGCTTAGACCCTTTTTGAAGGGTTACTTGAACAAATGCAAGGATTTGCAGGGCAGGAGGTTGGCATTTTTCAACAATAACTATGTTGAGAAAAGAAG AAGGATTATGGCTGCCAATGGAGAAAAGCACAAAATAAGCTGTGCCATGGATCATATTATAGATGCTCAACTAAAAGGAGAAATTAGTGAAGAAAATGTGATATACATTGTGGAAAATATTAATGTTGCAGCAATAGAGACGACACTTTGGTCAATGGAATGGGCAATAGCTGAGTTGGTAAACCATCCAACCGTGCAACAAAAAATTCGAGAGGAAATATCGACTGTGCTAAAAGGAAAGGAAGTAACTGAATCTAACTTACATGAGTTGCCATATCTGCAAGCCACAGTGAAAGAGACATTGAGACTGCACACACCAATACCTTTATTAGTACCACATATGAACTTGGAAGAAGCCAAGCTTGGAGGCTACACAATTCCAAAAGAGTCTAAGGTGGTAGTAAATGCATGGTGGTTGGCCAATAACCCAGCATGGTGGAAAAATCCAGAGGAATTCAGGCCAGAGAGGTTCCTACAAGAAGAAAGTAGCACAGAAGCTGTAGCAGGGGGCAAAGTTGACTTCCGATTTTTACCATTTGGTGTTGGAAGAAGAAGTTGCCCTGGAATAGTTTTGGCACTGCCAATCTTAGGATTGATCATTTCTAAATTGGTAaccaattttgaaatgaagCCTCCGAATGGAATGGAGAAGATTGATGTGAGCGAAAAAGGAGGACAATTCAGTTTGCATATTGCCAACCACTCAACTGTGACATTCAAACCTATGACTGCTTAG
- the LOC105434566 gene encoding cytochrome P450 CYP73A100: MASNAFFSLSSMLLVSVVTKFIFPMSPLAFGLTIFFVPLLTYIISSMASSSKLPPGPLSIPIFGNWLQVGNDLNHRLLASFCDRFGSIFLLKLGSKNLVVVSDAELASQVLHAQGVEFGSRPRNVVFDIFTGNGQDMVFTVYGDHWRKMRRIMTLPFFTNKVVHNYSGMWEDEMDSVVRDLKSNKKFQSEGIVIRKRLQLMLYNIMYRMMFDAKFESQDDPLFIEATKFNSERSRLAQSFEYNYGDFIPLLRPFLRGYLNKCRDLQTRRLDFFNKNYVEKRRKIMAANGDKHKITCAMDHIIDAQMKGEISEENVIYIVENINVAAIETTLWSMEWAIAELVNHPEIQHKIREEIANVLKGKEVTESNLHELPYLQATVKETLRLHTPIPLLVPHMNLEEAKLGGYTIPKESKVVVNAWWLANNPKWWKNPEEFRPERFFEEESGTEAVAAGKVDYRFLPFGVGRRSCPGIVLAMPILGLIVAKLVSKFEMKPPSAMEKIDVTEKGGQFSLHIANHSTVVFNPINS; this comes from the exons ATGGCTTCCAACgccttcttttctctctcttcaatgCTTCTTGTTTCTGTTGTCACTAAGTTCATATTTCCCATGTCTCCACTTGCTTTTGGACTAACTATCTTTTTTGTTCCTCTCCTCACTTATATCATCTCTTCCATGGCCTCCTCCTCTAAGCTTCCTCCTGGTCCTCTCTCCATTCCCATTTTTGGCAATTGGCTCCAAGTTGGTAATGATCTCAACCATCGCCTTCTTGCTTCCTTCTGCGACAGATTTGGCTCCATATTCCTCTTGAAGCTTGGCTCCAAGAACCTTGTTGTTGTGTCCGACGCTGAGCTTGCCAGCCAAGTTCTCCATGCTCAGGGTGTCGAGTTTGGCTCTCGTCCTCGTAATGTTGTGTTTGATATCTTCACTGGAAATGGTCAGGATATGGTGTTTACGGTTTATGGAGACCATTGGCGTAAGATGCGTAGAATCATGACTTTGCcgttttttacaaataaagtGGTGCATAATTATAGTGGCATGTGGGAGGATGAGATGGACTCTGTGGTTCGTGACCTTAAGAGTAACAAGAAGTTTCAATCTGAAGGGATAGTCATCAGAAAGCGTTTGCAGTTGATGTTGTACAACATCATGTATAGAATGATGTTTGATGCAAAGTTTGAGTCTCAGGATGATCCTTTGTTTATTGAAGCAACTAAGTTCAACTCAGAAAGAAGTCGATTAGCACAGAGTTTTGAGTACAACTATGGAGATTTCATTCCTCTCCTTAGACCATTCTTAAGAGGTTACTTGAACAAGTGCAGAGATTTGCAGACTAGGAGGTTGgactttttcaacaaaaactACGTGGAAAAAAGAAG GAAAATAATGGCTGCTAATGGAGATAAACACAAGATAACTTGTGCCATGGATCATATCATAGATGCTCAAATGAAAGGTGAGATAAGTGAAGAGAATGTGATTTACATTGTAGAGAACATCAATGTGGCAGCGATAGAAACAACATTATGGTCAATGGAATGGGCAATAGCCGAGCTAGTGAATCATCCAGAAATTCAACACAAGATTCGAGAGGAGATTGCTAATGTCCTAAAAGGAAAGGAAGTGACTGAATCAAACCTTCACGAATTGCCATACTTACAAGCAACAGTAAAAGAAACATTGAGGTTGCACACCCCAATTCCATTGTTAGTGCCACATATGAACTTGGAAGAGGCGAAACTAGGAGGATACACCATTCCAAAGGAATCCAAGGTGGTCGTTAATGCATGGTGGCTAGCTAATAACCCCAAGTGGTGGAAAAATCCAGAGGAGTTTAGGCCAGAGAGGTTCTTCgaagaagaaagtggaacAGAAGCGGTTGCTGCAGGAAAAGTGGATTATCGATTCTTACCCTTTGGAGTTGGAAGGAGGAGTTGTCCTGGAATTGTTCTGGCAATGCCAATATTAGGTCTCATTGTTGCCAAGttagtttcaaagtttgaaatgaAACCCCCAAGTGCAATGGAGAAGATCGATGTCACAGAGAAAGGAGGACAATTCAGCCTACATATAGCCAACCACTCCACTGTCGTTTTTAACCCCATCAATTCTTAA
- the LOC101205537 gene encoding cytochrome P450 CYP73A100, producing the protein MASNALLSLFSMILVSVVTKLIFPTSPLAFGLTIFLVPLLTYIISSMASSSKLPPGPLSIPIFGNWLQVGNDLNHRLLASLCNRFGSIFLLKLGSKNLVVVSDAELASQVLHAQGVEFGSRPRNVVFDIFTGNGQDMVFTVYGDHWRKMRRIMTLPFFTNKVVHNYSGMWEDEMDFVVRDLKSNKKFQSEGIVIRKRLQLMLYNIMYRMMFDAKFESQDDPLFIEATRFNSERSRLAQSFEYNYGDFIPLLRPFLRGYLNKCRDLQSRRLEFFNKNYVEKRRKIMAANGDKHKITCAMDHIIDAQMKGEISEENVIYIVENINVAAIETTLWSMEWAIAELVNHPEIQHKIREEIANVLKGKEVTESNLHELPYLQATVKETLRLHTPIPLLVPHMNLEEAKLGGYTIPKESKVVVNAWWLANNPEWWKNPEEFRPERFFEEESGTEAVAAGKVDYRFLPFGVGRRSCPGIVLAMPILGLIVAKLVSKFEMKPPSEMNKIDVTEKGGQFSLHIANHSTVVFNPITS; encoded by the exons ATGGCTTCCAATGCCTTActttctctattttcaatGATTCTTGTTTCTGTTGTTACTAAATTGATATTTCCCACGTCTCCACTTGCTTTTGGACTAACTATCTTCCTTGTTCCTCTCCTCACCTATATCATCTCTTCCATGGCCTCCTCCTCTAAGCTTCCTCCTGGCCCTCTCTCCATTCCCATTTTTGGCAATTGGCTCCAAGTCGGTAATGATCTCAACCATCGTTTACTTGCTTCCTTGTGCAACAGATTTGGCTCCATATTTCTCTTGAAGCTTGGCTCCAAGAACCTTGTAGTTGTGTCTGATGCCGAGCTTGCCAGCCAAGTTCTCCATGCTCAGGGTGTCGAGTTTGGCTCTCGTCCTCGTAATGTTGTGTTTGATATCTTCACTGGAAATGGTCAGGATATGGTGTTTACGGTTTATGGAGACCACTGGCGTAAGATGCGAAGAATCATGACGTTGccattttttacaaataaagtGGTGCATAATTATAGTGGTATGTGGGAGGATGAGATGGACTTTGTGGTACGTGACCTTAAGAGTAACAAGAAGTTTCAATCTGAAGGGATAGTCATCAGAAAGCGTTTGCAGTTGATGTTGTACAACATCATGTATAGAATGATGTTTGATGCAAAGTTTGAGTCTCAGGATGATCCTTTGTTCATCGAAGCAACTCGATTCAACTCAGAAAGGAGTCGATTGGCACAAAGCTTTGAGTACAACTATGGAGATTTTATTCCTCTACTCAGACCCTTCTTGAGAGGCTACTTGAACAAGTGTAGGGATTTGCAGAGTAGGCGGTTGgaatttttcaacaaaaactATGTTGAGAAAAGAAG AAAGATAATGGCTGCTAATGGAGATAAACACAAGATAACTTGTGCCATGGATCATATCATAGATGCTCAAATGAAAGGTGAGATAAGTGAAGAGAATGTGATTTACATCGTAGAGAACATCAATGTGGCAGCGATAGAAACAACATTATGGTCAATGGAATGGGCAATAGCCGAGCTAGTGAATCATCCAGAAATCCAACACAAGATTCGAGAGGAGATTGCCAACGTCCTAAAAGGAAAGGAAGTGACTGAATCAAACCTTCACGAATTGCCATACTTACAAGCAACAGTAAAAGAAACATTGAGGTTGCACACCCCAATTCCATTGTTAGTGCCACATATGAACTTGGAAGAGGCGAAACTAGGAGGATACACCATTCCAAAGGAATCCAAGGTGGTCGTTAATGCATGGTGGCTAGCTAATAACCCCGAGTGGTGGAAAAATCCAGAGGAGTTTAGGCCAGAGAGGTTCTTCGAAGAAGAAAGCGGAACAGAAGCGGTTGCTGCAGGAAAAGTGGATTATCGATTCTTACCCTTTGGAGTTGGAAGGAGAAGTTGTCCTGGAATTGTTTTGGCAATGCCAATCTTAGGACTCATCGTTGCCAAGTTGgtttcaaagtttgaaatgaAGCCTCCCAGTGAAATGAATAAGATTGATGTCACCGAAAAAGGAGGACAATTCAGTCTGCATATCGCCAACCATTCAACCGTTGTTTTTAACCCCATcacttcttaa
- the LOC101204747 gene encoding cytochrome P450 CYP73A100 produces MAFSATKSSSTFSLFSMLLVSVVTKFIFPMSPLSFGVTTFLVPLLTYIISSMASSSKLPPGPLSIPIFGNWLQVGNDLNHRLLASLCNRFGSIFLLKLGSKNLVVVSDAELANQVLHAQGVEFGSRPRNVVFDIFTGNGQDMVFTVYGDHWRKMRRIMTLPFFTNKVVHNYSGMWEDEMDFVVRDLKSNKKFQSEGIVIRKRLQLMLYNIMYRMMFDAKFESQDDPLFIEATRFNSERSRLAQSFEYNYGDFIPLLRPFLRGYLNKCKDLQSRRLDFFNKNYVEKRRKIMAANGDKHKITCAMDHIIDAQVKGEISEENVIYIVENINVAAIETTLWSMEWAIAELVNHPEIQHKIREEIANVLKGKEVTESNLHELPYLQATVKETLRLHTPIPLLVPHMNLEEAKLGGYTIPKESKVVVNAWWLANNPEWWKNPEEFRPERFFEEESGTEAVAAGKVDYRFLPFGVGRRSCPGIVLAMPILGLIVAKLVSKFEMKPPSEMNKIDVTEKGGQFSLHIANHSTVVFNPITI; encoded by the exons ATGGCTTTCTCTGCTACAAAATCTAGTTCTACCTTTTCTCTATTTTCGATGCTTCTTGTTTCTGTTGTCACTAAGTTCATATTTCCCATGTCTCCACTTTCTTTTGGAGTAACTACCTTTCTTGTTCCTCTCCTCACTTATATCATCTCTTCCATGGCCTCCTCCTCTAAGCTTCCTCCTGGCCCTCTCTCCATTCCCATTTTTGGCAATTGGCTCCAAGTCGGTAATGATCTCAACCATCGTTTACTTGCTTCCTTGTGCAACAGATTTGGCTCCATATTTCTCTTGAAGCTTGGCTCCAAGAACCTTGTAGTTGTGTCTGATGCCGAGCTTGCCAACCAAGTTCTCCATGCTCAGGGTGTCGAGTTTGGCTCTCGTCCTCGTAATGTTGTGTTTGATATCTTCACTGGAAATGGTCAGGATATGGTGTTTACGGTTTATGGAGACCACTGGCGTAAGATGCGAAGAATCATGACGTTGccattttttacaaataaagtGGTGCATAATTATAGTGGCATGTGGGAGGATGAGATGGACTTTGTGGTACGTGACCTTAAGAGTAACAAGAAGTTTCAATCGGAAGGGATAGTCATCAGAAAGCGTTTGCAGTTGATGTTGTACAACATCATGTATAGAATGATGTTTGATGCAAAGTTTGAGTCTCAGGATGATCCTTTGTTCATCGAAGCAACTCGATTCAACTCAGAAAGGAGTCGATTGGCACAAAGCTTTGAGTACAACTATGGAGATTTTATTCCTCTACTCAGACCCTTCTTGAGAGGCTACTTGAACAAGTGTAAGGATTTGCAGAGTAGGCGGTTGgactttttcaacaaaaactATGTTGAGAAAAGAAg AAAGATAATGGCTGCTAATGGAGATAAACACAAGATAACTTGTGCCATGGATCATATCATAGATGCTCAAGTGAAAGGTGAGATAAGTGAAGAGAATGTGATTTACATCGTAGAGAACATCAATGTGGCAGCGATAGAAACAACATTATGGTCAATGGAATGGGCAATAGCCGAGCTAGTGAATCATCCAGAAATTCAACACAAGATTCGGGAGGAGATTGCTAACGTCCTAAAAGGAAAGGAAGTGACTGAATCAAACCTTCACGAATTGCCATACTTACAAGCAACAGTAAAAGAAACATTGAGGTTGCACACCCCAATTCCATTGTTAGTGCCACATATGAACTTGGAAGAGGCGAAACTAGGAGGATACACCATTCCAAAGGAATCCAAGGTGGTGGTTAATGCATGGTGGCTAGCTAATAACCCCGAGTGGTGGAAAAATCCAGAGGAGTTTAGGCCAGAGAGGTTCTTCGAAGAAGAAAGCGGAACAGAAGCGGTTGCTGCAGGAAAAGTGGATTATCGATTCTTACCCTTTGGAGTTGGAAGGAGAAGTTGTCCTGGAATTGTTTTGGCAATGCCAATCTTAGGACTCATCGTTGCCAAGTTGGTTTCGAAGTTTGAAATGAAGCCTCCCAGTGAAATGAATAAGATTGATGTCACCGAAAAAGGAGGACAATTCAGTTTGCATATCGCCAACCATTCAACCGTTGTTTTTAACCCCattactatttaa
- the LOC101216928 gene encoding FCS-Like Zinc finger 14, producing the protein MENFIGKRKPTIGISLFTALSGSFSSDKTKSPRDFEKGVVGLGIVAAMTDSDKIHEAFVSSKAVSPRSCSIPIVSSAKPAANFRGGFNLEKETLPEVVDELSESYTCVTSHFGNRLFEKRVYFNGELDLVNGRSSNIVRSGVFSTSPMSFGVAERGFCAAEFLSSCYLCSKHLHGLDIFMYRGEKAFCSVECRDKHIRGDDCRDKCGSKAMKDYSASPCSVAGPPALASGVVAA; encoded by the exons atggagaatttcatcggaaaaagaaaacccaccATCGGTATTTCACTCTTCACTGCTTTGTCTGGTTCATTCTCTTCTGATAAAACGAAATCCCCTCGTGATTTTGAAAAGGGTGTTGTTGGATTGGGTATAGTAGCTGCCATGACTGATTCTGACAAAATTCATGAAGCTTTTGTATCTTCGAAGGCGGTTTCTCCCAGGTCTTGCTCGATTCCTATTGTTTCTTCTGCTAAACCAGCGGCTAATTTCAGAGGTGGGTTTAACCTAGAAAAGGAAACTCTACCTGAGGTCGTTGATGAACTTTCTGAAAGTTACACTTGCGTAACTTCACATTTTGGTAATCGATTGTTTGAAAAGCGTGTTTACTTTAATGGTGAGCTCGATTTGGTCAATGGACGTTCTTCCAATATAGTGAGATCTGGGGTTTTTTCCACTTCCCCCATGAGTTTTGGTGTAGCGGAGAGAGGGTTTTGTGCTGCTGAGTTTTTGAGCTCTTGCTATCTCTGCAGCAAGCATCTTCATGGGCTTGACATCTTCATGTACAG AGGTGAAAAGGCATTTTGCAGCGTTGAGTGTCGCGACAAACACATCAGAGGCGACGATTGCAGGGACAAGTGTGGATCGAAAGCCATGAAAGACTACTCGGCATCGCCTTGCTCTGTGGCTGGCCCCCCTGCCTTGGCTTCAGGTGTGGTTGCAGCTTAG